One Anas platyrhynchos isolate ZD024472 breed Pekin duck chromosome 2, IASCAAS_PekinDuck_T2T, whole genome shotgun sequence DNA segment encodes these proteins:
- the STK17A gene encoding serine/threonine-protein kinase 17A isoform X2, whose translation MHLFTKRLRRWAQSLWGPSSSRGKFAVVKKCIQKDTEKEFAAKFMRKRRKGQDCRMEIIHEIAVLELAQCNPWVINLHEVYETATEMILVLEYAAGGEIFDQCVAEREEAFKEKDVKRLMKQILEGVSFLHRNNVVHLDLKPQNILLTSKSPLGDIKIVDFGLSRIMKSSEELREIMGTPEYVAPEILSYDPISTATDMWSIGVLAYVMLTGISPFLGDDKQETFLNISQMNVSYSGEDFDLISESAVDFIKTLLVKKPEDRATAEECLQHPWLEQSDEPISRAWNESAGGESSDVTQQDADSASEKSVDAEKTEEDESIVTEELIVVASYTLGQCRQSEKEKATEQKAISKRFKFEEPLLQEIPGEFIY comes from the exons ATGCACCTTTTTACTAAAAGATTGAGGAGATGGGCTCAATCCTTGTGGGGCCCTTCAAGCTCAAG AGGGAAGTTTGCAGTGGTGAAGAAATGTATCCAGAAAGACACCGAAAAAGAGTTTGCGGCGAAATtcatgagaaaaagaagaaagggtcAAGACTGTCGGATGGAAATAATCCATGAAATTGCAGTCCTTGAGCTGGCGCAATGCAACCCGTGGGTCATTAACTTGCATGAAGTTTATGAAACTGCAACAGAGATGATTTTAGTCCTGGAATA CGCCGCTGGAGGTGAAATCTTTGACCAGTGTGTTGCTGAAAGGGAAGAAGCcttcaaagaaaaagatgtcAAGCGACTTATGAAGCAGATCCTGGAAGGAGTTTCATTCCTGCACAGAAACAATGTAGTTCATCTTGACCTAAAG ccGCAAAACATTCTCCTAACCAGTAAGTCTCCTCTGGGAGACATAAAGATAGTAGATTTTGGCCTTTCCAGAATAATGAAGAGCAGTGAAGAGCTAAGGGAAATTATGGGAACTCCAGAATACGTAG CTCCTGAAATACTGAGTTATGACCCAATCAGTACAGCAACCGATATGTG GAGCATTGGAGTACTGGCATATGTTATGCTAACAGGGATATCGCCTTTCTTAGGGGATGATAAACAGGAAACATTCTTAAATATATCTCAAATGAATGTAAGTTACTCTGGAGAAGACTTTGACCTCATATCAGAGTCTGCTGTGGATTTCATCAAAACTTTGCTGGTTAAGAAACCCGA gGACCGGGCAACTGCTGAGGAATGTCTTCAACATCCATGGCTAGAACAAAGTGATGAACCTATTtccagggcctggaatgagagcGCAGGAGGGGAGAGCAGCGACGTCACCCAGCAAGATGCAGATTCTGCCTCTGAAAAATCTGTTGATGCTGAGAAAACCGAGGAGGATGAATCAATAGTGACGGAAGAACTAATTGTAGTGGCTTCGTATACACTGGGACAATGTAGGcagtcagaaaaagaaaaagcaactgaGCAGAAAGCCATTTCCAAACGATTTAAATTTGAGGAACCATTGCTGCAAGAAATACCAGGAGAATTCATTTACTGA
- the STK17A gene encoding serine/threonine-protein kinase 17A isoform X1 — protein MSPEEKPGGPPPPPPQAGRCRGARPQQQQQQQPRRGGLLSEIRTAIRSEPFHLRYRLSPGRELGRGKFAVVKKCIQKDTEKEFAAKFMRKRRKGQDCRMEIIHEIAVLELAQCNPWVINLHEVYETATEMILVLEYAAGGEIFDQCVAEREEAFKEKDVKRLMKQILEGVSFLHRNNVVHLDLKPQNILLTSKSPLGDIKIVDFGLSRIMKSSEELREIMGTPEYVAPEILSYDPISTATDMWSIGVLAYVMLTGISPFLGDDKQETFLNISQMNVSYSGEDFDLISESAVDFIKTLLVKKPEDRATAEECLQHPWLEQSDEPISRAWNESAGGESSDVTQQDADSASEKSVDAEKTEEDESIVTEELIVVASYTLGQCRQSEKEKATEQKAISKRFKFEEPLLQEIPGEFIY, from the exons ATGAGCCCCGAGGAGAAGCCGggggggccgccgccgccgccgcctcaggCTGGGCGCTGCCGCGGTGCCcgcccgcagcagcagcagcagcagcagccccgccgGGGCGGGCTGCTGTCGGAGATCCGCACGGCCATCCGCAGCGAGCCCTTCCACCTGCGGTACCGCCTCAGCCCCGGCCGAGAGCTGGGCAG AGGGAAGTTTGCAGTGGTGAAGAAATGTATCCAGAAAGACACCGAAAAAGAGTTTGCGGCGAAATtcatgagaaaaagaagaaagggtcAAGACTGTCGGATGGAAATAATCCATGAAATTGCAGTCCTTGAGCTGGCGCAATGCAACCCGTGGGTCATTAACTTGCATGAAGTTTATGAAACTGCAACAGAGATGATTTTAGTCCTGGAATA CGCCGCTGGAGGTGAAATCTTTGACCAGTGTGTTGCTGAAAGGGAAGAAGCcttcaaagaaaaagatgtcAAGCGACTTATGAAGCAGATCCTGGAAGGAGTTTCATTCCTGCACAGAAACAATGTAGTTCATCTTGACCTAAAG ccGCAAAACATTCTCCTAACCAGTAAGTCTCCTCTGGGAGACATAAAGATAGTAGATTTTGGCCTTTCCAGAATAATGAAGAGCAGTGAAGAGCTAAGGGAAATTATGGGAACTCCAGAATACGTAG CTCCTGAAATACTGAGTTATGACCCAATCAGTACAGCAACCGATATGTG GAGCATTGGAGTACTGGCATATGTTATGCTAACAGGGATATCGCCTTTCTTAGGGGATGATAAACAGGAAACATTCTTAAATATATCTCAAATGAATGTAAGTTACTCTGGAGAAGACTTTGACCTCATATCAGAGTCTGCTGTGGATTTCATCAAAACTTTGCTGGTTAAGAAACCCGA gGACCGGGCAACTGCTGAGGAATGTCTTCAACATCCATGGCTAGAACAAAGTGATGAACCTATTtccagggcctggaatgagagcGCAGGAGGGGAGAGCAGCGACGTCACCCAGCAAGATGCAGATTCTGCCTCTGAAAAATCTGTTGATGCTGAGAAAACCGAGGAGGATGAATCAATAGTGACGGAAGAACTAATTGTAGTGGCTTCGTATACACTGGGACAATGTAGGcagtcagaaaaagaaaaagcaactgaGCAGAAAGCCATTTCCAAACGATTTAAATTTGAGGAACCATTGCTGCAAGAAATACCAGGAGAATTCATTTACTGA